Proteins encoded together in one Juglans regia cultivar Chandler chromosome 9, Walnut 2.0, whole genome shotgun sequence window:
- the LOC108997033 gene encoding salutaridine reductase-like has protein sequence MNPAGILNRIAVVTGANKGIGFEISKQLASNGIKVILTARDAKRGNEAVEELKAAGYSDVLFHQLDVTDPASVSSLASFISTQFGKLDILVNNAAVNGAIVDEEHQKNLILGLDKVMGENAMSFRKVLRQTYELTMTCLQTNYYGIKLVCKALIPLLQLSNSPRIVNVSSLLGQLQFVSNENARKELGDVDQLTEEKVDKVVEGFVEDVKENLIDVKGWPTNYYAYIVSKAALNAYARVLAKNYPNFAINSVHPGYVKTDINHNSGVTTAEEGAKGPVMLALMPHGGPSNLFYMQTEVSTF, from the exons ATGAATCCAGCTGGGATATTGAACAG GATTGCAGTTGTAACGGGGGCCAACAAAGGGATCGGATTCGAGATATCTAAACAGCTAGCCTCAAATGGGATCAAGGTGATATTGACTGCGAGAGATGCGAAGAGGGGCAATGAAGCTGTTGAAGAACTCAAGGCTGCTGGATACTCAGATGTGTTGTTTCATCAACTTGATGTGACCGACCCAGCTAGCGTTTCTTCTTTGGCCAGTTTCATCAGTACCCAGTTTGGTAAGCTTGACATATTG GTAAATAATGCTGCGGTTAATGGAGCCATAGTAGACGAGGAACATCAAAAGAACCTAATACTAGGGCTTGATAAA GTAATGGGTGAAAATGCCATGTCCTTTAGGAAAGTTCTGAGGCAAACATACGAACTTACTATGACTTGTCTACAAACAAATTATTATGGGATCAAGCTAGTTTGCAAAGCTCTCATTCCACTTCTACAATTGTCTAATTCACCAAGAATAGTAAATGTCTCCTCCCTCTTGGGACAACTACAG TTTGTTTCAAATGAGAATGCAAGGAAGGAGCTAGGAGATGTAGATCAACTCACAGAAGAGAAAGTGGACAAAGTGGTGGAAGGGTTTGTAGAAGATGTCAAGGAAAACCTGATAGACGTCAAAGGCTGGCCTACAAATTATTATGCTTATATTGTCTCCAAAGCAGCTCTCAATGCTTATGCAAGAGTTCTGGCTAAAAACTATCCCAACTTTGCTATTAATTCGGTTCATCCAGGTTACGTCAAGACGGACATTAATCACAACAGCGGGGTGACTACTGCTGAAGAAGGAGCCAAAGGTCCTGTAATGCTGGCTTTGATGCCTCATGGTGGACCTTCCAACCTCTTCTATATGCAGACAGAAGTGTCAACCTTTTAA
- the LOC108997034 gene encoding salutaridine reductase-like, producing MNSAGTKRIAVVTGANKGIGFEISKQLASNGIRVILTARDAKRGNEAVEKLKAAGYSDVFFHQLDVTDPASVSSLASFISTQFGKLDILINNAGVFGAIIDQDHRKNLKLGLNEIAGENAKSFRKVLKQTYELSTNCLQTNYYGIKLVCKALIPLLQLSNSPRIVNVSSILGQLQFISNENARKELEDVEELTEEKVDKVVEGYLEDVKENLVDAKGWPTNHHAYSVSKAALNAYTRALAKNYPNIAINSVHPGHVKTDMSHESGVFIVEEGAKGPVMLALMPEGGPSGPFFDRIKV from the exons ATGAATTCAGCTGGGACGAAGAG GATTGCAGTTGTAACGGGGGCCAACAAAGGGATCGGATTCGAGATATCTAAACAGCTAGCCTCAAATGGGATCAGGGTGATATTGACTGCAAGAGATGCGAAGAGGGGCAATGAAGCCGTTGAAAAACTCAAGGCTGCTGGATACTCCGACGTGTTCTTTCATCAACTTGATGTTACCGACCCAGCTAGCGTTTCTTCTTTGGCCAGTTTCATCAGTACCCAGTTTGGCAAGCTTGACATATTG ATAAATAATGCAGGGGTTTTTGGAGCCATAATAGACCAGGATCATCGAAAGAACCTAAAACTAGGTCTTAATGAA ATAGCAGGTGAAAATGCCAAGTCCTTCAGGAAAGTTCTGAAGCAAACATACGAACTTTCTACGAATTGTCTACAAACAAATTATTATGGAATCAAGCTAGTTTGCAAAGCActcattccacttcttcaattGTCTAATTCACCAAGAATAGTAAATGTCTCCTCCATCTTGGGACAACTACAG TTTATTTCAAATGAGAATGCAAGGAAGGAGTTAGAAGATGTAGAAGAACTCACAGAAGAGAAAGTGGACAAGGTGGTGGAAGGATATCTAGAAGATGTCAAAGAGAACCTTGTAGATG CCAAAGGTTGGCCTACAAATCATCATGCTTATAGTGTCTCCAAGGCAGCTCTCAATGCTTATACAAGGGCTCTGGCTAAGAACTATCCCAACATTGCCATTAACTCTGTTCATCCAGGTCATGTCAAGACGGACATGAGTCACGAAAGCGGGGTATTTATTGTTGAAGAAGGAGCTAAAGGCCCTGTAATGCTGGCTTTGATGCCTGAAGGTGGACCTTCTGGCCCCTTCTTTGATAGGATTAAAGTgtaa